One genomic region from Buteo buteo chromosome 12, bButBut1.hap1.1, whole genome shotgun sequence encodes:
- the CYB5D1 gene encoding cytochrome b5 domain-containing protein 1 isoform X2, which produces MATGGAAAQPRWLLRREVAARDRQRWVSARGRGLRLGPFLRDRQGDPQLRPLLEAAGSDVTHWFDPQTGDVSLGGACRVPPQKHLGGHQYPPPPKTGGLKHTPSPQPLTRVDPQSGLLCCCVPGGPGAAPPEPRSDWAPPETPPWWEDPRLEVGRLTAAPQHLRLLNTLTGQEHVIEACGEQAGGLVERALPWNAHAGGYAWRCGGAPLHPDQPPPAPDRDGSPPTVLLYFTDDFLEQ; this is translated from the exons ATGGCGacgggcggcgcggcggcccaGCCCCGCTGGCTGCTGCGGCGGGAGGTGGCGGCCCGGGACCGGCAGCGCTGGGTCAGCGCCCGCGGCCGCGGCCTGCGGCTGGGCCCCTTCCTCCGGGACCGGCAAG gTGACCCCCAGCTGCGCCCGCTCCTGGAGGCGGCAGGCAGCGACGTCACCCACTGGTTCGACCCCCAGACCGGGGACGTAAGTCTGGGGGGGgcgtgtcgtgtccccccccaaaagcacCTGGGGGGTCACCagtatcccccccccccaaaaactgGGGGTCTCAAACACACaccctccccccagcccctgacCCGCGTGGACCCCCAGTCCggcctgctgtgctgctgcgtgccgggggggccgggggcggccccCCCCGAACCCCGCTCGGACTGGGCCCCCCCGGAGACCCCCCCGTGGTGGGAGGACCCCCGGCTGGAAGTGGGGCGCCTGACGGCCGCCCCCCAACACCTGCGGCTCCTCAACACCCTGACGGGGCAGGAGCATGTCATCGAG GCCTGCGGGGAGCAGGCGGGGGGGCTGGTGGAGCGGGCGCTGCCCTGGAACGCCCACGCGGGGGGCTACGCCTGGCGCTGCGGGGGGGCCCCCCTGCACCCCGaccagccccccccggcccccgacCGTGACGGCTCCCCCCCCACCGTCCTCCTCTACTTCACCGACGACTTCCTCGAGCAATAA
- the CYB5D1 gene encoding cytochrome b5 domain-containing protein 1 isoform X1 produces MATGGAAAQPRWLLRREVAARDRQRWVSARGRGLRLGPFLRDRQGDPQLRPLLEAAGSDVTHWFDPQTGDVSLGGACRVPPQKHLGGHQYPPPPKTGGLKHTPSPQPLTRVDPQSGLLCCCVPGGPGAAPPEPRSDWAPPETPPWWEDPRLEVGRLTAAPQHLRLLNTLTGQEHVIEVRGGTGGTPPDVSGGGEHDPRGGGGGSWGARVPFGGVPLSLLRSLILFLLGGVPSSLLGSLVPMGGGPLSP; encoded by the exons ATGGCGacgggcggcgcggcggcccaGCCCCGCTGGCTGCTGCGGCGGGAGGTGGCGGCCCGGGACCGGCAGCGCTGGGTCAGCGCCCGCGGCCGCGGCCTGCGGCTGGGCCCCTTCCTCCGGGACCGGCAAG gTGACCCCCAGCTGCGCCCGCTCCTGGAGGCGGCAGGCAGCGACGTCACCCACTGGTTCGACCCCCAGACCGGGGACGTAAGTCTGGGGGGGgcgtgtcgtgtccccccccaaaagcacCTGGGGGGTCACCagtatcccccccccccaaaaactgGGGGTCTCAAACACACaccctccccccagcccctgacCCGCGTGGACCCCCAGTCCggcctgctgtgctgctgcgtgccgggggggccgggggcggccccCCCCGAACCCCGCTCGGACTGGGCCCCCCCGGAGACCCCCCCGTGGTGGGAGGACCCCCGGCTGGAAGTGGGGCGCCTGACGGCCGCCCCCCAACACCTGCGGCTCCTCAACACCCTGACGGGGCAGGAGCATGTCATCGAGGTgagggggggcacgggggggacaccccctgatgtcagcggggggggggaacacgaccccaggggtgggggaggagggtcTTGGGGTGCCCGTGTCCCCTTTGGGGGGGTCCCGTTGTCCCTGTTGAGGTCACTCATCTTGttccttttggggggggtcccctcgTCCCTTTTGGGGTCCCTTGTCCccatgggggggggtcccttgTCCCCTTAG